One part of the Sorangiineae bacterium MSr11954 genome encodes these proteins:
- a CDS encoding HEAT repeat domain-containing protein translates to MDIPVENFLARLTDPEPSVRQLALIEIEEIAAATASDEVLEALVARVRDDDPTVRSLAIARLEDLGDPRAVPAIVAALEDGDEKVREAALTSLREFRTEASATALLPGIEHPNPEVREAVILALRDHRDPRATKPLVRATRDETARVRREAVITLAYLRSPESVSALRERLRDADPGVRRVAVGALDFFNAPVLVPDFIDTLGDDDWQVRREAAIVLGRSKVTQAIPPLLSALEDPYWQVRKEAVSSLGKLGAVAATEALVHLLDDLTSDIRKAAAQALGELGAASAHPALERLAKGDPDAEVRKAARHARDAIASARAVH, encoded by the coding sequence ATGGATATCCCGGTCGAAAACTTCCTCGCACGATTGACCGATCCGGAGCCGAGCGTCCGCCAGCTCGCGCTCATCGAGATCGAGGAGATCGCCGCCGCCACCGCCAGCGACGAGGTGCTCGAGGCGCTGGTCGCGCGGGTGCGCGACGACGATCCCACGGTGCGCTCGCTCGCCATCGCGCGGCTCGAGGACCTCGGCGATCCGCGCGCCGTGCCGGCCATCGTGGCGGCGCTCGAGGACGGCGACGAAAAGGTGCGCGAGGCCGCCCTCACGTCCTTGCGCGAATTTCGCACGGAGGCCAGCGCCACGGCGCTCTTGCCGGGCATCGAGCACCCGAACCCCGAGGTGCGCGAGGCCGTGATCCTCGCCCTGCGCGATCACCGCGATCCGCGCGCCACCAAGCCCCTGGTGCGCGCCACCCGCGACGAGACGGCGCGCGTGCGGCGCGAGGCGGTGATCACCTTGGCGTATTTGCGGAGCCCCGAGTCGGTGTCCGCCTTGCGCGAGCGCCTCCGCGACGCGGACCCCGGCGTGCGACGGGTGGCGGTGGGCGCCCTCGACTTCTTCAATGCGCCGGTGCTCGTGCCGGATTTCATCGACACGCTCGGCGACGACGATTGGCAAGTGCGCCGCGAGGCCGCCATCGTCCTCGGGCGCTCCAAGGTCACCCAGGCCATCCCCCCGCTGCTCTCCGCCCTCGAGGATCCGTACTGGCAGGTCCGAAAAGAAGCGGTGTCGAGCCTCGGAAAGCTCGGCGCCGTCGCCGCGACCGAGGCGCTCGTTCACCTGCTGGACGACCTCACGTCCGACATCCGCAAAGCCGCCGCCCAAGCCCTCGGCGAGCTGGGCGCAGCCTCCGCACACCCGGCGCTCGAGCGCCTCGCCAAAGGCGATCCCGACGCCGAAGTCCGCAAAGCGGCCCGACATGCGCGCGACGCCATCGCCTCCGCGCGCGCCGTTCACTAG
- a CDS encoding ABC transporter substrate-binding protein translates to MPPPIPTKLPSRVLPSTAAVGTFGTFGPSGALRVLCAILVLVTFGACKRSGGSAEGGGSNEAPQQSIRISFGVQDSTISCATGGILVRELGLLDKYLPKTGRYANTRYQIEWKSFTSGPPITTDMVAGKIDIGLMGDFPSVANADAFKAAGKRSVYTAVIAGSVDGGGNAILVPADSPVESLSDLKGKQISVPFGSSAHGTLLRAVRELGWDPEKDITLVSQSPEVGGTSLRTHKIDAHADFVPYTELFPFRKYARKIYDGSSAHVPTSVGVVITSDFAERHPEIVVAYLRATFEADRLFTDDPEKYSELVQKVSGVEAEVVYMFQGPAGIQRRDYSLKPEFRKGLETAVATFAQLKKTVSVDVNTFVDDRYVRQAAKESGLDYDAHLADYAPLPITAPDAATGRPITDPKLAAQIWVKDEPKVRAYATIGAAFTALSELASSGKTARATYVHDRNTGLKLLADFAYYVRGEGSEIAAFLLKKDAETWSRAHKGAAPARFDDVRGKSVAVAK, encoded by the coding sequence ATGCCCCCGCCCATCCCGACGAAGCTCCCATCGCGCGTTCTCCCGAGCACCGCCGCAGTTGGCACGTTCGGCACCTTTGGTCCGTCGGGCGCGCTCCGCGTGCTCTGCGCGATCCTCGTCCTCGTGACCTTCGGTGCGTGCAAACGCAGCGGCGGCAGCGCCGAAGGCGGCGGCTCGAACGAGGCGCCCCAGCAGTCCATCCGCATCTCCTTCGGGGTGCAGGACAGCACCATCAGTTGTGCGACCGGCGGGATCCTGGTCCGCGAGCTCGGCCTGCTCGACAAATACCTCCCAAAAACGGGCCGCTACGCCAATACCCGCTACCAAATCGAGTGGAAGAGCTTCACCTCGGGCCCGCCCATCACCACCGACATGGTCGCGGGCAAAATCGATATCGGCTTGATGGGCGACTTTCCCTCGGTCGCCAACGCCGATGCCTTCAAGGCAGCGGGCAAGCGCAGCGTGTACACGGCCGTCATCGCGGGGAGCGTGGACGGCGGCGGCAACGCCATCCTCGTCCCCGCCGATTCGCCGGTGGAGAGCTTGAGCGACTTGAAAGGGAAGCAAATCTCGGTTCCCTTTGGATCGTCCGCGCACGGCACCCTTTTGCGCGCCGTCCGCGAGCTGGGCTGGGATCCGGAGAAGGACATCACCTTGGTCTCGCAGTCCCCCGAGGTGGGCGGCACCTCGCTCCGAACCCATAAAATCGACGCCCACGCGGATTTCGTCCCCTACACGGAGCTCTTTCCCTTCCGAAAATACGCGCGAAAGATCTACGACGGCTCCAGCGCCCACGTGCCGACGTCGGTCGGCGTGGTCATCACCTCCGACTTTGCGGAGCGCCACCCCGAGATCGTGGTCGCCTATTTGAGGGCCACCTTCGAGGCCGACCGCCTCTTCACGGACGATCCCGAAAAATACAGTGAGCTCGTGCAAAAAGTGTCCGGGGTCGAGGCCGAAGTCGTTTACATGTTTCAGGGCCCCGCCGGGATTCAGCGCCGCGATTATTCGCTCAAACCCGAGTTCCGCAAAGGGCTGGAGACGGCCGTCGCCACCTTTGCGCAGCTGAAAAAGACAGTCAGCGTCGACGTCAACACCTTCGTGGACGACCGCTACGTCCGGCAAGCCGCCAAAGAGTCGGGCCTCGACTACGACGCGCACCTGGCCGATTACGCGCCCCTCCCCATCACGGCCCCTGACGCGGCCACCGGCCGCCCCATTACGGATCCCAAGCTCGCCGCGCAAATTTGGGTCAAGGACGAGCCCAAGGTCCGCGCCTACGCCACCATCGGCGCCGCCTTCACCGCCCTCTCCGAGCTCGCCAGCAGCGGAAAGACCGCGCGCGCCACCTATGTCCACGACCGCAACACGGGATTGAAGCTGCTCGCCGACTTTGCCTACTACGTGCGCGGCGAGGGCTCGGAGATCGCCGCGTTCCTCCTCAAAAAAGACGCTGAAACCTGGTCGCGCGCCCACAAAGGCGCGGCCCCCGCGCGCTTCGACGACGTGCGCGGCAAATCCGTGGCGGTCGCCAAATGA
- a CDS encoding ABC transporter permease: MIAATKPVRPIVRVGSVLVAILLWQLASMNRVDTWLINFGNLPAPTDVARAAASFLQSPKVVHHVRNSIFRVFTGFGVATVVGITLGVAIGRSKRIEDVILPSIETLRPIPAVAWIPLAILMFPTTEGSILFITFIGALFPIVLNTIHGIEALDSRLILASRSLGARRWSVLREVVLPGALPSIVTGLRLGMGAAWLCLVTAEMIAGQYGIGYYTWESYNLQRYPDIVVGMVFIGVFGMLSSALINRLGQWLMPWYRPAKAET, translated from the coding sequence ATGATCGCGGCAACGAAACCCGTGCGGCCCATCGTGCGGGTCGGCTCGGTCCTGGTCGCGATCCTCCTCTGGCAGCTCGCCTCGATGAACCGCGTGGACACGTGGCTCATCAACTTCGGGAATTTGCCGGCCCCCACCGACGTGGCGCGCGCCGCTGCCTCCTTTTTGCAGTCGCCCAAGGTGGTACACCACGTTCGAAACAGCATCTTCCGCGTCTTCACCGGCTTTGGCGTGGCCACGGTGGTGGGCATCACCCTGGGCGTGGCCATCGGCCGCTCCAAGCGCATCGAGGACGTGATCCTCCCCTCCATCGAGACGTTGCGGCCCATCCCCGCGGTGGCATGGATCCCGCTGGCCATCCTGATGTTCCCGACCACCGAGGGGAGCATCCTCTTCATCACCTTCATCGGCGCGCTGTTTCCCATCGTGCTGAACACGATTCACGGCATCGAAGCCCTCGATTCGCGCTTGATCCTCGCCTCCCGCAGCCTGGGCGCCCGCCGGTGGAGCGTGCTGCGCGAGGTGGTGCTCCCGGGGGCGCTGCCCAGCATCGTCACGGGCCTGCGCCTCGGCATGGGCGCGGCGTGGCTTTGTTTGGTCACCGCGGAGATGATCGCGGGCCAATACGGCATTGGGTACTACACCTGGGAGTCGTACAACTTGCAGCGCTATCCCGATATCGTGGTCGGCATGGTGTTCATCGGCGTCTTCGGGATGCTGAGCAGCGCGCTCATCAACCGGCTCGGTCAGTGGCTCATGCCCTGGTACCGACCCGCAAAGGCCGAAACATGA
- a CDS encoding ABC transporter ATP-binding protein encodes MSAATAGSVEFKGATLSFVDGGRRVEAVRNLTLRIDAGEFFCVVGPSGCGKSTLLKSIAGYHRPEKGEILVDGQVRTEPGPDRGMVAQQHTLFPWRTALDNVCFGPKMRGVGAAERREAGRRMLAEMGLAGFEDCYPAQLSGGMQQRVEIARALINEPKVLLLDEPFSALDAETRRVMQELVLSIWQARRVTVVFVTHDIDEALFLADRVLVLSRRPSEVRAELPVAYERPRTLDILASADFVAIKRRCLELVREGSALGGSELQSSRIGEKFALG; translated from the coding sequence ATGAGCGCCGCCACCGCAGGGAGCGTGGAGTTCAAGGGCGCCACCTTGTCGTTCGTCGACGGCGGGCGCCGGGTCGAGGCCGTGCGCAACCTCACGCTCCGCATCGACGCGGGCGAGTTCTTTTGCGTGGTGGGCCCCTCGGGCTGCGGAAAGTCCACCTTGCTCAAATCGATCGCCGGCTACCACCGGCCCGAGAAGGGCGAGATCCTCGTCGATGGGCAGGTCCGCACGGAGCCCGGCCCCGATCGCGGCATGGTGGCACAGCAGCACACCCTCTTTCCCTGGCGCACCGCCTTGGACAACGTGTGCTTCGGCCCCAAGATGCGCGGCGTCGGCGCCGCCGAGCGCCGGGAGGCGGGGCGGCGGATGCTGGCGGAAATGGGGCTGGCCGGCTTCGAAGATTGCTATCCCGCGCAGCTCTCCGGCGGCATGCAGCAGCGGGTGGAGATCGCCCGCGCCCTCATCAACGAGCCCAAGGTGCTGCTCCTCGACGAGCCATTCAGCGCCCTCGACGCCGAGACCCGGCGGGTGATGCAGGAGCTCGTGCTCTCCATCTGGCAGGCGCGCCGGGTGACCGTGGTCTTCGTCACCCACGACATCGACGAGGCGCTTTTTCTGGCCGATCGCGTGCTGGTCCTCAGCCGCCGCCCCAGCGAAGTGCGCGCCGAGCTCCCCGTGGCCTACGAGCGGCCGCGCACCCTGGACATCCTCGCGTCCGCGGACTTCGTGGCCATCAAGCGAAGGTGCCTCGAGCTGGTTCGCGAGGGCTCGGCGCTGGGCGGCTCGGAATTGCAATCATCGCGTATTGGCGAAAAATTCGCCCTTGGATAA
- a CDS encoding M4 family metallopeptidase, giving the protein MIRKIHPFIRGLGLLGIVAIATACQTSEGYSDAEGEGKALPRSGQDIQSALTALPSAQVVDVDSSGVPTFVTGNLGRTQSASLSAGDVRNVLAEIAPVFRADPAQLVLRNAHVDDIGDTHYIFTQQKNGRAVFGGDFALHSRNGVAYAANGTVRDDVEAPTETKISLDAAIATAKSGYPTLTELAASSKGDTIYLRSDSKLDLVYAIEVTGVKDDQTPVRDTVLVNAIDGRVLLTAPHIHTAKNRELHDGQTLVTLPGPLVRIEGASPVADEIVNNNYDRLGTTYDGYFELFGRDSFDNAGAKLISTVHHKVNYVNAFWNGTQMVYGDGDGVNASNLANGLDVTAHELTHAVTEKTSNLTYSGESGGLNESMSDIFGNVIEWYRDGKVVSDNTWKVGEDIWTPNTPGDALRYMNDPKKDNVSIDWYPDYSGQDVHYSSGISNLAFYLLAQGGKHPRGKSTNLVTGIGIEKAARIFFRANTTGIFQASTKFAQAKTGTELAAQQLGYTTAEINSVSEAWKAVGVGIPRPIPPSSPLTNGVPVENLSGATGSKIYYTLEVPAGQNLRFEISGGTGDADLYVKYGEPADTNFYDCRPFLTGNNEFCNIPNAQPGKYWVLINGYAAYTGVKLLATYAPPPPPGRLVINEVEYDEVGDDTQEFVEIYNAGGLPVNLSGYSLYLVNGIDDTSYSIVDLSGAASLNPGQYLVVGSRGVTVPTGVKKINFQGLRDQIQNGAPDGLALVNGTTVVDALSYEGVITTAQLPGIEGTVNLVEGARTTASDSNTVVRSLSRLPNGVDTNNAASDWKATPNVTPGAANN; this is encoded by the coding sequence TTGATTCGAAAGATTCATCCATTCATTCGCGGCCTTGGTCTCCTGGGAATCGTCGCGATCGCGACTGCTTGCCAAACTTCGGAAGGTTACTCCGACGCGGAAGGCGAGGGAAAAGCCCTCCCTCGCTCCGGTCAGGATATTCAATCGGCGCTCACGGCCTTGCCGAGCGCCCAGGTCGTCGACGTGGATTCGAGCGGCGTTCCCACCTTCGTAACGGGGAATCTCGGTCGGACGCAGTCGGCGTCGCTGTCCGCGGGTGATGTACGGAACGTACTGGCCGAAATCGCGCCGGTCTTCCGCGCCGACCCGGCGCAACTCGTGCTTCGCAACGCCCACGTCGACGATATCGGCGATACGCACTACATCTTCACCCAGCAAAAGAACGGGCGCGCCGTGTTTGGCGGCGATTTCGCCCTGCACTCGCGCAACGGCGTGGCCTATGCCGCCAACGGCACGGTGCGCGACGATGTCGAAGCACCAACCGAGACGAAGATCTCCCTCGATGCGGCCATCGCGACGGCCAAGAGCGGCTACCCGACCCTGACCGAGCTGGCGGCCAGCTCGAAGGGCGACACCATTTACCTTCGTTCGGACTCGAAACTGGACCTCGTTTATGCCATCGAGGTCACGGGCGTGAAAGACGATCAGACCCCGGTGCGCGACACCGTCCTCGTCAACGCCATCGACGGTCGGGTGCTCCTGACGGCCCCGCACATCCACACGGCAAAAAATCGTGAGCTGCACGACGGGCAGACGCTCGTGACCCTCCCCGGCCCGCTCGTTCGCATCGAGGGCGCGTCCCCGGTGGCCGACGAGATCGTGAACAACAATTACGATCGCCTCGGCACCACCTATGACGGATACTTCGAGCTATTCGGCCGCGACTCCTTCGACAACGCGGGGGCGAAGCTCATTAGCACCGTCCACCACAAGGTCAACTACGTGAACGCGTTCTGGAACGGAACGCAGATGGTCTACGGCGACGGCGACGGCGTCAACGCCTCCAACCTCGCCAACGGCCTCGATGTCACGGCGCACGAGCTCACGCACGCCGTCACCGAGAAGACCTCGAACTTGACATACTCGGGTGAGTCGGGCGGCTTGAACGAGTCGATGTCCGACATCTTCGGAAATGTCATCGAGTGGTACCGCGACGGCAAGGTGGTGAGCGACAACACGTGGAAGGTCGGCGAAGACATCTGGACGCCCAACACCCCAGGCGACGCCCTTCGCTACATGAACGATCCGAAGAAGGACAACGTCTCGATCGACTGGTACCCGGATTACAGCGGTCAGGACGTTCACTACAGCTCCGGCATTTCCAACTTGGCCTTCTACTTGCTGGCACAAGGTGGCAAGCACCCGCGCGGCAAGTCGACCAACTTGGTCACCGGCATCGGCATCGAGAAGGCCGCGCGCATCTTCTTCCGCGCCAACACCACGGGCATCTTCCAAGCGTCGACCAAGTTCGCGCAGGCGAAGACGGGCACCGAGCTCGCGGCGCAGCAGCTTGGCTACACGACGGCGGAGATCAACTCGGTCTCCGAAGCATGGAAGGCCGTCGGCGTGGGTATCCCGCGTCCGATCCCGCCCTCCAGCCCCCTCACCAACGGGGTGCCGGTCGAGAACTTGAGCGGCGCGACGGGGTCCAAGATCTATTACACGCTCGAGGTCCCCGCAGGTCAAAATCTCCGATTCGAGATCAGCGGCGGAACGGGCGACGCGGATCTCTACGTCAAGTACGGAGAGCCGGCCGACACGAACTTCTACGATTGCCGGCCGTTCCTCACCGGGAACAATGAGTTCTGCAACATCCCCAACGCACAACCCGGCAAGTACTGGGTGCTGATCAATGGCTATGCAGCTTACACCGGTGTAAAGCTTCTAGCCACCTACGCGCCCCCCCCTCCGCCCGGCCGTCTCGTGATCAACGAGGTCGAATACGACGAGGTCGGTGACGACACGCAAGAATTCGTCGAGATCTACAACGCGGGTGGTCTGCCCGTGAACCTCAGCGGTTATTCGCTCTATTTGGTCAATGGTATCGACGATACCTCGTACTCGATCGTCGACTTGTCCGGCGCCGCTTCGCTCAATCCGGGGCAATACCTCGTCGTGGGTAGCCGCGGCGTTACGGTCCCGACCGGGGTCAAGAAGATCAACTTCCAGGGCCTGCGCGATCAAATCCAGAACGGCGCGCCGGACGGCCTCGCCCTCGTGAACGGAACCACGGTGGTCGATGCGCTCTCCTACGAGGGTGTCATCACGACTGCCCAGCTGCCGGGCATCGAAGGCACGGTCAACCTCGTCGAGGGCGCGCGCACCACGGCCTCCGACAGCAACACGGTGGTCCGCTCGCTCAGCCGTCTGCCGAACGGTGTCGACACCAACAACGCCGCAAGCGACTGGAAGGCCACGCCGAACGTGACGCCGGGCGCCGCGAACAATTAA
- a CDS encoding M4 family metallopeptidase, translated as MSASRVPEFITGNLGSAQAKSLSEADVQSVLAAIAPVFRTTANKLQFRGAQTDDLGDTHYRFTQLKNGREVIGGDLIVHVRNGVVYAANGNVRDDIAAAPDAKITATQALAQARGVSIAAVNDLGVNAAPELFYFRHDDDRLDLVYSTEVTGTQADGTPVRDTVLVNAVDGSVSARIPHIHTARNREVHNLNHGTSLPGPVARIEGGAQNSDTIVNQNYDHLGTVYDVYKNDFGRDSFDGVGGKLISSVHYSNNYVNAFWNGTQMVYGDGDGVQASNLAASLDVTGHELTHAVTERTSNLTYSGQSGGLNEATSDIFGAYIEWVRDGRGTPKNETTWTVGDDVWTPSTPGDGLRYLYDPKKDGRSIDWGPDFANQDVHYTSGVPNLAFFLLSVGGKHPRGRSTVEVPGIGIEKAAKIFFRANTTIWTASTTYAAARTGTEQAATQLGYTQAEIDAVGKAWEAVGVGGTTLPPAIALVNNTPVTGLSGATGTQKLYKLDVTAGATSLKFTTSGGTGDADLYVKFGSPPTTTSRDYASEGSTNTENISVPTARTGTYYVLVHSYRTYSGLTLKGSYTP; from the coding sequence GTGAGTGCATCGCGAGTTCCGGAGTTCATCACCGGAAATCTCGGTTCAGCTCAAGCGAAGAGCCTCTCGGAGGCGGACGTGCAGAGCGTCCTCGCCGCCATCGCGCCCGTGTTCCGCACGACCGCGAACAAGCTCCAATTCCGCGGAGCCCAGACGGACGATCTCGGCGACACGCACTACCGCTTCACGCAATTGAAGAATGGGCGTGAGGTCATCGGCGGCGATCTCATCGTGCACGTGCGCAATGGCGTCGTGTACGCGGCCAACGGCAACGTGCGCGACGACATCGCGGCGGCGCCGGACGCCAAGATCACGGCCACCCAGGCGCTCGCGCAGGCCCGAGGCGTGTCGATCGCCGCGGTCAATGACCTGGGCGTCAACGCCGCGCCGGAGCTCTTCTACTTCCGCCATGACGACGACCGGCTCGATCTCGTCTACAGCACCGAGGTCACGGGCACGCAGGCCGATGGAACCCCCGTCCGCGACACGGTCCTCGTCAACGCGGTCGATGGCTCGGTCTCCGCGCGCATTCCGCACATCCACACGGCTCGGAACCGCGAGGTGCACAACCTCAATCACGGCACCAGCCTCCCGGGCCCGGTCGCGCGCATCGAGGGCGGAGCGCAAAACTCGGATACGATCGTCAATCAGAACTACGATCACCTGGGCACGGTCTACGACGTCTACAAGAACGACTTCGGTCGCGACTCGTTCGACGGCGTCGGCGGCAAGCTGATTAGCTCCGTGCACTACAGCAACAACTACGTCAACGCCTTCTGGAACGGCACCCAGATGGTGTACGGCGACGGCGACGGCGTCCAAGCCTCGAACCTCGCCGCCTCGCTCGACGTCACGGGCCACGAGCTGACCCACGCCGTCACCGAGCGCACCTCGAACCTGACCTACTCGGGTCAGTCGGGCGGCTTGAACGAGGCCACCTCGGACATCTTCGGCGCCTACATCGAGTGGGTGCGCGACGGCCGCGGAACCCCGAAGAACGAGACGACGTGGACGGTCGGCGACGATGTCTGGACCCCCAGCACCCCCGGCGACGGCCTCCGCTACTTGTACGATCCGAAGAAGGACGGCCGCTCCATCGACTGGGGTCCGGACTTCGCGAACCAGGACGTGCACTACACGTCGGGCGTGCCCAACTTGGCGTTCTTCCTCTTGTCGGTCGGCGGCAAACACCCGCGCGGCAGGTCGACGGTCGAGGTGCCCGGCATTGGCATCGAGAAGGCCGCCAAGATCTTCTTCCGCGCCAACACGACGATCTGGACTGCGAGCACGACCTACGCGGCCGCGAGGACCGGCACCGAGCAGGCCGCGACGCAGCTCGGCTACACGCAGGCGGAAATCGATGCAGTCGGCAAGGCGTGGGAGGCCGTGGGCGTTGGTGGAACCACCCTGCCGCCCGCCATCGCGCTCGTGAACAACACGCCGGTCACGGGCCTGAGCGGCGCGACGGGCACTCAGAAGCTCTACAAGCTCGACGTGACGGCCGGCGCAACCAGCCTGAAGTTCACCACGAGCGGCGGAACCGGCGACGCCGATCTTTACGTGAAATTCGGCTCGCCTCCCACCACGACCAGCCGCGACTACGCGTCGGAGGGCTCGACGAACACCGAGAACATCAGCGTGCCCACCGCCAGGACGGGCACCTACTACGTGTTGGTCCACAGCTACCGGACCTACTCGGGCCTTACGCTCAAGGGCTCCTACACGCCGTGA
- a CDS encoding Ig-like domain-containing protein, which translates to MMNACVGVSVLGATALLVFAVVTSSCGSDDAPAGPRDGGPDGIVVQPPDTVPPEIRFRMPADAEEQVWVRNPIRAVFSEPVKLGKDPITLLANGIPIPASASLSDDANVLTIVPKSELPVPATVSVSFGDIEDLHGNALVKRPWSWKAPLWVRVGDPLKNDGFKSPPLAAGPGERISVLMGVPGREGDLDPPLSLWSSERTTSPWRQSPADGIGASSEPPTLLIDKDGVRLMSHVTSDGAVIVKRYTEGRGWSDIGGDFRSVQSGSTALAVDADGILFLAYDESLADDETNVVVRTLPRGATSWSSLGKSVNDSSTEKGARLRSLTIDKNGKVYVAFRSKTLDGHVRSWSGTAWIPVGMPLNGGGESALETSIATNDDATLFALVSFSDRNLARWWTRILRFDGNNWTNHGPDITRGAQVGSLFFAPMRGNRLFAYMSVNPELAPIEVNSSGWVSIRPPAAATSPDGRLAAGGATIDPEGVPVIGWADNGILSVARLNR; encoded by the coding sequence ATGATGAACGCGTGCGTTGGGGTATCGGTGCTCGGGGCGACTGCGCTGCTGGTCTTCGCCGTCGTCACGTCATCCTGTGGATCGGACGATGCGCCTGCGGGCCCGCGTGATGGTGGTCCGGATGGCATCGTCGTTCAACCTCCCGATACGGTCCCGCCGGAAATTCGCTTTCGGATGCCTGCCGACGCCGAGGAGCAAGTTTGGGTTCGCAACCCCATTCGTGCCGTGTTCTCGGAGCCGGTCAAGCTTGGCAAGGATCCGATAACGCTGTTGGCAAATGGCATTCCCATTCCGGCGAGCGCATCGCTTTCCGACGATGCAAACGTATTGACGATCGTTCCCAAATCGGAGCTCCCGGTTCCGGCCACGGTCTCCGTGAGCTTTGGGGATATCGAGGACCTGCATGGCAACGCGCTGGTCAAACGCCCCTGGAGCTGGAAAGCACCGCTCTGGGTTCGAGTGGGGGACCCGCTCAAGAACGACGGCTTCAAATCCCCACCGCTGGCCGCGGGGCCAGGAGAGCGGATCAGCGTGCTCATGGGTGTTCCGGGCAGAGAAGGAGACCTCGATCCGCCGCTGTCCCTATGGTCCAGCGAACGAACGACCAGCCCGTGGAGGCAGTCTCCCGCGGACGGAATCGGGGCGAGCTCCGAGCCACCGACGCTTCTCATCGATAAAGACGGCGTCCGCCTCATGTCTCACGTCACCTCCGACGGGGCCGTTATCGTCAAACGGTACACGGAGGGTCGAGGGTGGAGCGACATTGGAGGTGATTTTCGCTCGGTCCAAAGCGGCTCCACGGCGCTCGCGGTGGACGCGGACGGCATCTTGTTCTTGGCCTACGACGAGAGCCTCGCGGACGACGAAACGAACGTCGTGGTCCGGACTCTCCCGCGGGGGGCCACGTCTTGGTCATCGCTCGGCAAGTCGGTCAACGATTCCTCCACGGAGAAGGGCGCTCGTCTTCGGTCCCTCACGATCGACAAAAACGGCAAGGTCTATGTGGCATTTCGAAGCAAGACCTTGGACGGGCACGTTCGGTCCTGGTCCGGAACAGCATGGATCCCCGTCGGTATGCCGTTGAATGGCGGAGGGGAGAGCGCGCTGGAGACGAGCATCGCGACGAACGATGACGCCACGCTGTTTGCTCTCGTGAGCTTTAGCGATCGCAACCTGGCAAGGTGGTGGACTCGAATCCTGCGATTCGACGGTAACAATTGGACCAACCACGGCCCCGACATCACCAGGGGCGCGCAGGTCGGCTCACTTTTTTTCGCTCCGATGCGAGGCAATCGTCTGTTCGCGTATATGAGCGTCAACCCGGAGCTTGCACCGATCGAGGTGAACAGCAGCGGATGGGTATCGATACGGCCCCCAGCGGCTGCCACGTCGCCCGATGGGCGTTTGGCCGCCGGCGGCGCTACCATCGATCCCGAAGGTGTTCCCGTCATCGGATGGGCAGACAACGGCATTCTGAGCGTGGCGCGGCTGAATCGGTAG
- a CDS encoding GNAT family N-acetyltransferase, which produces MVDPAALQRIASRGWPAVETEPLGPWLLRAAGGFTRRANSALATEPPDRPLDEALAHVTQWYLARGLPAYVQLVQGTALDAELERRGWLPEAPVHVQIAKLDALRRALGEGHDHDETPGALGEDPHRDESPRSESPRDESPRDDVAISDLPDAPWIARYHKACNLHANALHVLRGGPHVAFATLRGGDPARARAIGRCVIVDGWAGFSAIEVDPAHRRRGLATTVMRALTRWAARAGATDAYLQVETDNAPAIALYARLGFVTHHDYHYRRAPARHERRRPITSS; this is translated from the coding sequence ATGGTGGACCCCGCGGCCCTGCAACGCATCGCCTCCCGCGGATGGCCCGCCGTCGAAACCGAACCCCTCGGTCCTTGGCTCCTGCGCGCCGCGGGCGGCTTCACCCGGCGCGCCAATTCGGCGCTCGCGACCGAGCCGCCCGATCGCCCCCTCGACGAAGCGCTCGCGCACGTGACGCAATGGTACCTCGCCCGCGGCTTGCCCGCCTACGTGCAGCTCGTGCAAGGCACGGCGCTCGACGCGGAGCTCGAACGGCGCGGATGGCTCCCGGAGGCGCCGGTGCACGTTCAAATCGCCAAGCTCGATGCGCTTCGGCGCGCGCTCGGCGAAGGTCACGATCACGACGAGACGCCGGGCGCGCTCGGCGAAGATCCCCATCGCGACGAGAGCCCGCGCAGCGAGAGCCCGCGCGACGAGAGCCCGCGCGATGACGTCGCGATCTCCGACCTACCCGATGCACCATGGATCGCCCGCTACCACAAAGCGTGCAATCTACACGCAAATGCGCTCCACGTCCTACGCGGAGGCCCGCACGTAGCCTTCGCGACCCTCCGCGGCGGCGATCCCGCGCGCGCGCGAGCCATCGGCCGATGCGTGATCGTCGACGGATGGGCGGGATTCTCCGCCATCGAGGTCGACCCCGCACACCGCCGGCGAGGACTCGCCACCACGGTGATGCGCGCCCTCACACGCTGGGCAGCGCGCGCCGGCGCCACCGATGCGTATTTGCAAGTCGAGACGGACAACGCGCCCGCCATCGCGCTCTACGCACGACTGGGCTTCGTCACCCACCACGATTACCATTACCGCCGCGCGCCCGCGCGCCATGAACGACGGCGCCCGATCACGAGCTCTTGA